From the genome of Rhododendron vialii isolate Sample 1 chromosome 10a, ASM3025357v1:
AAGAAGATTGGGTGTCAAGTGTCAACCATACaatagatagagatagagagagagagtgagagtgagagggaCGAATTGTCGGAGTCTGGATTCTCTGGAAGAGTGGAGAGTTGGGTGAGTCAGGAAACCATACAAAACAGAGAGGCAAGTGACCTGGGCGGCCATTGATCATTTCTTTACTGTGATTGtgatactacttttttttttttttgaaaagaacagAAAGGCCAACTTTTTATTTCAAGTATTTGGAGATTCTGTGAAATTCACAGTGTGAATGGTTGGTTAGGATTCTGACCAATAAACAGGTGAGTTCCTTCCAaaagtattttaattttcttgctGCTTTCATTGACGCCGGTCATCATCCATCATTTTGGTGGATCTCTCTAGCTAGCCCTCTACGTGTAATGAACTTACAACAAGCGAAATCTTATTTTAATACCAGTTGACCAAAAATAGAAACCACCCATTACCCAAAGAAGATTGCCAAACAGTTCACTTGGCCCTTATTTTACTCATCAACCCTCCTCTGGACCCTCTCCCCACTTTCTTAAGCACTAGTATAATTTCTTGGAGATCCAATCGCTTCAAGCTTCATTCTTTGAGCCTTTTCACATTTGTGagtttttccaatattttcatTTAGGGATTTTTTGAGGGTTTATGATACTGGGGATTCATCTTCTTGTGAGTGCTGTCTGAGTGTTTGCTTACTAGGACTTTTTGTTTCATTGTACAGAAACCCCAGAAAGTTCTTGTTTTGCtgcttcaagaactcaagaactctACTTTCAGCTGGTTGAATATTcactttttgttgggttttccTCAACTTTCCCTCAAAAAGGGAACTGGGTTTTGCTCAAAAGGAGACAAACTTTAGTGGGTATTGCTCAGAGGGGGGGAAAATTGTTCCAAAGAGTGTTTTGCCATCAGGGTTTCATTTCAAGgtcaagttcaagttcaaaatGTCTGTTGCTTTTATATGGGTTGTTTACCCCAATTCTGAGGTCTCCAATTGCTTTGGATTCCTTGAATCCGCCCGAGAAGGGAACCGCCTATTTGATTCCTCCAGATGCATTTCTAGAGACAGAAGTTTGATTTGCCATAGCAAATTTAAAAGGGGCAACAAAAAGAACTGGAAATATAGCTCCTCGAATGCGGATTTGAGCTATTCATACTCTGGAAAGAAGGGGAAATCCCCTATCGTTTCTAGTCTAGTGGCGAATCCTGCCGGAGAAATGGCAACCTCATCCGAGCAGAAGGTGTACGATGTGGTGTTAAAGCAGGCAGCTTTGGTTAAGAAGCAGCTGAAAAATGCAGATGATTATGATGTGAAACCAGATATTGTGCTTCCGGGGACTTTGAGCCTTTTGAGTGAAGCTTATGACCGTTGTGGAGAAGTTTGTGCAGAGTATGCCAAGACATTTTACCTCGGTTAGGAATTAAATTTTCTGTTATCTGTCATTTAAACTTAAGAGGGAATTTATTTGAGGTACTAGTAGTTGAGAATAAATGATTGTTGGGCTTGTCTAATATGTAATACGTTTAGGAATTAATCTGTCATTATGTTTACCTTCTTGCAGGAACGCTGCTGATGACTCCGGAGAGGCGAAGAGCTATATGGGCAATATATGGTGAGGAATCTATGTTCTGCATTAGATATGTTGTATTTAGAAGTTGAATTGAAATGCTTgatttactttttgttttacttGGGTTGTTTAAGGAGGAATAAAAGTGAATTGCTGGGATATCCCGGGGTCTAGTTGGGTCTGGACAAGAAAAATGGACTACTTGGCTATTAAACGAAGTTTTTCCATTGCAGTTTCTGTCAAATTTTTGGATGCATGCTGATTTTATTAGCTTTATGTTCAAATCTGTAGCTATCAGATTGTATTTTATAAGTGACACATACCCAAATACCAGTTATGTACGCTAAGTTTTGTAAGAGGTTGGGACATTACATAGTCTCCACTAATTTACTTGTCAAACCTGTGGAATTAGGAATCTTTGATTTCAACTTTGACCTtgtgcttttttgttttttctgttgaCATTTTTTAGAAGTGCAAAATAAGAACAAGAGAGTACAAGAAGCCATTGTTGTGGTAGAGTATTGGGATTATGCAATTTAGAGCTTGCTGAATGGTGGACCTGTGGTATTTAATCAAGATTTCGTAGTATGTCATCACCAAGTCATGATCAAATAGTGCTAGTTTAGTTCTGACAACATCATTTCCCTAAATGATAATGAActctaaaattttcatttctgcTTTGTCTTTCAAAGTTAGCCAATTCATATATCCTAATGATGTGTAATGCATGATGAGTATTGCGAAGATAAGCTTATTtgctttcttgtttttgttggttCATAAAGTATGGTGTAGGAGGACAGATGAGCTTGTTGATGGGCCTAATGCATCACACATAACTCCTAAAGCCTTAGATAGATGGGAATCAAGACTAGAAGATATTTTTCGAGGACGCCCATTTGATATGCTTGATGCTGCCTTGTCAGATACAGTTACGAGGTTCCCTGTCGATATTCAGGTTGGGAATCTCTcgatgttttatttttttgaatgaccTCATGGGATTTTATTTGCAGTAAAGCTACTCGAGGTTCTGTTTTGAGGCAACTCTAACTGATAACCTTCATTTTGCTCATGTGATGCACTAACAATTTTCTGCTCGTTTCAAAGTTATGACCAACTTGAGATATGTCAGTCCTAATACCCTCCTTGATTTTCTAAAATTGTATGTGGGATTGGAGTTCTATAATCTCAATATTCTCATTAAGTTTATCAGCCCTAGATTTCACTTGAAACCTGCGGTTTGTATAATGCAAAGGCATTCTGGAACTAACCTCCTTGCCTTGGTTGTTCCCTTAACGCTGTGACATTTTCTTGTTGTCTATAATGTACGAGCATTATAAGTTAAACTTCACTTTGAAACATTTCTGTTCGTTTTATTTACTTGGGTAATTTCAACTCTCGTCATAATTTGCACAGTAGCAATTTTGGTAGTTTTTGTGGTTTGAGAGTGAGtaaaaagttaattttgttttgcagcCATTCAAAGACATGATTGAAGGGATGAGGATGGACCTCAGAAAGTCTAGATACAAAAACTTCGACGAGTTATATCTCTACTGTTACTATGTAGCTGGGACTGTTGGATTGATGAGTGTCCCGATTATGGGCATTGCACCTGAAACGCAGGCAACAACGGAGAGCGTCTATAATGCTGCCTTGGCTTTAGGGATTGCTAATCAGTTGACCAACATTCTCAGGGATGTTGGAGAAGAGTAAGCACATAGTTCTGAAGTTCTATTTTGTTCAACTTTTAAGCATCATGATGATTTTTGGTATTACCACAATTCCATGGACCACAAGGCTTTGTCTGGATTTTGGATTTCCCTCCCAGAACCGAAGCTGCATTTCCCTAACCTTTTCATTTCCTTCCACAAATTGCGTCACAAATCCAAGATCCGAACACAGCATGAAAGATATTAATTCGCGTGCTTGCTGATTTAAGACTGTTTTAAGACCATGCATGATGGTAAATTGGTAACACATGCGATCATCATGGAATCCTAGCATGACTGTGTTTGGATCATCGGAAGGAAAGGAAAGATAAGATAATGAAGTGAAGAATCTATGTTCCTCTCATTTGTTTTCCCCATGATCATTTTTTCCCGACGGTGAATTCCTCCAAAAGtccaaatccaagatccaaacccTGTCGAAAGGAAGTATGTGAAATCACAATCTTTACACCACTAGTTGCAGTATCAAATAACTGCACTTCAGAACCCCAACCCCCTCCCTTCGTTGGTTTTTACCGAAAATCGGATGCTTTATATGCAGTAACTATCTTTAGCAATTGCTCCGAAAGTAGCTTTTGTTGTTcttttaatgaaaaaagaaaaggtctTCATTTGCCATTTTCTTATATCTTTGTTTTGCACCAGTGCAAGAAGAGGTAGGATTTACCTACCACAAGATGAACTAGCACAGGCTGGGCTATCAGACGAGGACATATTTTCAGGAAAAGTAACAGACAAGTGGAGGAGCTTTATGAAGAATCAAATTAAGAGGGCGAGGTTGTTCTTTGACGAGGCAGAGAAAGGAGTCACAGAGCTTAACTCAGCCAGTAGATGGCCGGTAAGTGATCATTTACCAATTACCCCGAACCTTGGGAAAATTATTCATTACCATACTGCCATGCCTCGATATATTTTC
Proteins encoded in this window:
- the LOC131302703 gene encoding phytoene synthase 2, chloroplastic codes for the protein MSVAFIWVVYPNSEVSNCFGFLESAREGNRLFDSSRCISRDRSLICHSKFKRGNKKNWKYSSSNADLSYSYSGKKGKSPIVSSLVANPAGEMATSSEQKVYDVVLKQAALVKKQLKNADDYDVKPDIVLPGTLSLLSEAYDRCGEVCAEYAKTFYLGTLLMTPERRRAIWAIYVWCRRTDELVDGPNASHITPKALDRWESRLEDIFRGRPFDMLDAALSDTVTRFPVDIQPFKDMIEGMRMDLRKSRYKNFDELYLYCYYVAGTVGLMSVPIMGIAPETQATTESVYNAALALGIANQLTNILRDVGEDARRGRIYLPQDELAQAGLSDEDIFSGKVTDKWRSFMKNQIKRARLFFDEAEKGVTELNSASRWPVWASLLLYRQILDEIEANDYNNFTRRAYVSKPKKVLALPVAYAKSLVSPSRTSSLIQA